In a single window of the Littorina saxatilis isolate snail1 linkage group LG5, US_GU_Lsax_2.0, whole genome shotgun sequence genome:
- the LOC138967460 gene encoding uncharacterized protein isoform X2, whose amino-acid sequence MAHPFEELQQAGDEQLNKNTNRNTLRSNRSAARLFREFLREKGDGSDFENFSAAKLDDALGHFYMEARTKKGEHYTKTTLMIMQSALQRHLAGPPYGRMFHFNHDQEFRFSKSCLKSAVAEVVQKGKGKTNHCLCITNEDLRKMYESELFDPDTPAGLSNKVQFDLRLHLGFTSTNAPLMTKDSFRVDLDPTSGLKYVYKAAAAKAKETGQEVERMMENCYDPQRCPVRSFEKYVTLLNPATERFWQYPRPSVNSLDKTWFRKANMGTHALARFMKTMSQRCGLSRQYTNSSIRMSKKRLITLVQYGLGSASCLTPVLALGLSPGTISQPLAASCHCKTAESTSSSPAEKGLSTVSENVQDVKSATNLTILQPVASQQALTSQAGVTQPMRLLLPLNDGNGAENPGVSAAYSASVPMICIILNNAAMERNTSVAGNSSLTPASVTAQLFLPSNCSPQTRQLSILRPSVSAAAPAITFVNKTGLSRNQVPVHSSVMTPYAANSESRKDSSAAVPLNNPTPRQGMISTTCLPVSIPVKTLPFNCSLSVTPGMNAHASSACTASIAVQLESSNSTSASLPLREIQNTTTLTSSTPRMLQTKDGSGVLSVESGTNPGSMRGLELIPHNDTPVKLTRVATTPLSVSPEPSDMLQTTTKTTSAASVTVNKPEVSSQWVYVFDTSDLPTINAASINPQLVPSKFSATPVSVSSVTVPVSSVCNALTEAVRDPANIHTLNSGSDLLMHPQGKSKSSYNPSASVEPSAEVIYIDVDETEMRNAVISEGLDVSPHARSQSDSRSVVTTRQATGTVPALTGSVLPDIILLSNGASTKTMSEGQSAEFEIEYQVYGSEEQESEMNGSEATELAGVQVKFEPDDPEFESTVGGSSVSAGLLRSFPPPGMASSQSAAQWSGNSSKVRTQLRKIIENKSVDSSTAAQNVNSVIEDLLKKNEYLLSKNDALGMKPNSRRGRVPGEVGRSREVVFPTAGQSTTFSTGPASQGRVYQSGTRRSPHREAAITMGQLLRPKSPTRRCSIPEKDKSHFTLALMESKVGEEEGEKIFRVQEHEMVCAVSSQTKFLNKDGVLVSSTDINFYWCNFCPYSTTHKSQLVQHVMDHRFHCKHCRYQSFSRADVIHHSVHNHPGFGETASVTQYCTLLSDYLRVQNPKENNLDHQRKRRGPPEDENGEQPASKVSRNNQTKSKQKVQKAFAANYEFYDVNIENLEETQEEDGAGTASQEAGSKSSSASSSVTAVTSESDQQSNLNQQQGTIISSLMSQPAHSHSSSPVPEMGHPVITQVFSASTIPPSLVPETPTQSPSQRGAAASSRSTSRPSPSPSPTPPMMSANSLGAGAMQQMRTNLYWSCGYCTFTSKSQSGIKDHSMRQHSGKPHRYVALIKPEEGPATGKSGSGDDSNSSMDQNVEIDVAEENQVQDGQDAAQSEDSFADHSQSEEPPVLVKQEPVDQEESIVPIKVRFPTPRIQSKDSTSLKCYHCSYNSRILGPLRNHILNRHKGKCLIGLGGMNSRVFMCTRSDCTFRSSSGQTFLNHSHQCTPWLQPDATEAPKEPHLLDCLKATTSIAEESQSLSPPPAASIPTTSASTAAAASSKVSNDEYDKFSCIYCKNEFTSDKEQTKQHVLTCHESQCPIMRDVQAHSKRKRSSVFFCRWCQFEGEHKAEFDLHLQLCQGAEDTSRTTIDKECESPDDKVDDPAAGDCEQTGEDNDISISVVTDNEDIDTLEPPDIIHNDQDHFDSLHATTSPLNINTAEPAPCVNDEVVSLPGIELEAIPHCCVVDSDEMPELEATNPVDISSPATPLTRPPPQLDRLKEILDRGIEYRKLKHGIPPKATTKTAIRHEATFLKQNTSQSLKVKVNNVFHKKTNKPSFGNVKGKTDNKTVTDVQCYSCTFQSDSLIKLKGHMKTIHNQQVAFSFRSMYHRDLHLKCKFYACPSLECTVYRYSEADVVRHYKQHHSSQPHPYLRSSYSPAPLKFHRRVHKPSESKKSLEESKHLKVTVTIKEDKPFLCLYCDKHCYADTVREMKAHHLKKHPGQAVIFRDTEAYKLRKASRLHVCEHAGCEFSVYTSKELSDHVASKHSSHPAKPAAADQSFQCTSCGWIATEYAFVYQHVTAVHASEGGATVVTLGHGADQRTLEETYISI is encoded by the exons ATGGCACATCCTTTTGAAGAACTACAACAAGCAGGCGATGAACAGCTGAACAAGAACACTAATCGAAACACTTTAAGGAGTAATAGAAGTGCTGCACGTCTTTTCAGGGAATTTTTGAGAGAAAAGGGAGATGGAAGTGACTTTGAAAACTTCTCTGCTGCCAAACTTGACGATGCTCTTGGTCATTTTTACATGGAAGCTAGAACGAAGAAGGGGGAACATTACACCAAGACAACACTGATGATCATGCAGAGTGCTTTACAAAGGCATTTAGCTGGCCCTCCTTATGGAAGAATGTTTCATTTCAACCATGACCAAGAATTTAGATTTTCAAAAAGTTGCCTAAAATCTGCTGTAGCTGAAGTCGTCCAGAAAGGGAAAGGAAAAACCAACCACTGCTTGTGCATTACAAATGAAGATTTGAGGAAAATGTATGAGTCAGAACTTTTTGATCCTGACACTCCAGCAGGCCTGTCAAACAAAGTACAGTTTGATCTTCGTCTTCACCTTGGTTTCACAAGCACTAACGCACCTTTGATGACCAAAGACAGCTTCCGAGTTGATCTTGATCCAACCTCAGGGTTGAAATATGTCTACAAGGCAGCTGCTGCAAAAGCAAAAGAAACTGGTCAAGAGGTTGAAAGAATGATGGAAAATTGTTACGATCCACAGCGTTGTCCTGTGCGTAGCTTTGAAAAGTATGTTACCCTATTGAATCCAGCAACTGAACGCTTCTGGCAGTATCCCAGACCATCTGTCAACAGTCTTGACAAAACATGGTTCAGAAAAGCAAATATGGGAACACACGCTCTTGCAAGGTTCATGAAGACGATGAGCCAGCGATGTGGTTTATCAAGGCAATACACAAATAGCAGCATCAGGATGTCAAAGAAAAGGCTGATTACACTGGTCCAGTATGGTCTTGGGTCTGCATCTTGTTTAACTCCTGTTCTGGCGCTGGGACTGAGCCCTGGAACAATCTCCCAACCACTGGCAGCTTCATGCCACTGCAAGACTGCAGAAAGCACATCCAGCTCACCAGCAGAAAAGGGACTTTCAACTGTATCAGAAAATGTTCAGGATGTCAAGTCAGCAACAAACCTGACAATTTTACAGCCAGTAGCTAGTCAGCAAGCACTTACGAGCCAAGCAGGTGTCACTCAGCCGATGCGTTTGCTGTTACCTTTAAATGATGGGAATGGAGCAGAGAATCCAGGTGTCTCAGCAGCTTATTCAGCATCAGTGCCAATGATTTGCATCATCTTGAACAATGCAGCAATGGAAAGAAACACATCTGTAGCAGGAAATAGCAGCTTGACTCCAGCCAGCGTAACAGCCCAGCTGTTCTTGCCTTCAAACTGCTCTCCCCAGACAAGGCAGCTATCCATTTTGCGACCTTCAGTTTCTGCTGCAGCCCCTGCCATTACATTTGTTAACAAGACAGGTCTGAGCAGGAATCAGGTGCCAGTTCACTCTTCTGTAATGACTCCATATGCAGCAAATTCTGAGTCAAGGAAGGATTCATCAGCAGCAGTTCCATTGAACAATCCAACACCGAGACAAGGGATGATATCAACAACATGTTTGCCAGTCAGCATACCTGTGAAAACCCTACCTTTCAACTGTTCTTTGTCAGTCACTCCAGGAATGAATGCACATGCCTCCTCAGCTTGCACTGCATCAATAGCAGTACAACTTGAGTCCTCAAACTCTACGTCAGCCTCTTTGCCCCTGAGAGAGATTCAAAACACTACCACCCTGACCAGCAGCACACCCAGAATGCTCCAGACAAAGGATGGTTCAGGAGTGCTTTCAGTGGAATCTGGAACTAACCCTGGCAGTATGCGTGGCTTGGAATTGATTCCTCACAATGATACACCTGTAAAGTTAACAAGGGTTGCAACAACCCCACTATCTGTGTCACCTGAGCCTTCTGACATGCTCCAGACCACAACTAAAACAACTTCTGCCGCCAGTGTCACTGTCAACAAACCAGAGGTTTCATCTCAATGGGTTTATGTATTTGACACAAGTGACTTGCCAACAATCAATGCTGCCTCAATTAATCCACAGCTTGTGCCTTCAAAATTCAGTGCCACACCTGTCTCTGTCAGTTCTGTGACAGTTCCTGTCTCATCAGTTTGCAACGCTCTAACTGAAGCCGTTAGAGACCCAGCAAATATACACACTCTGAACTCGGGTTCTGACCTGCTCATGCATCCTCAAGGCAAATCAAAGTCATCATACAATCCAAGTGCAAGTGTGGAACCCTCAGCTGAAGTCATTTACATTGACGTTGATGAAACAGAAATGAGGAATGCTGTCATATCTGAAGGGTTGGATGTTTCACCTCATGCTCGTAGTCAGAGTGATAGCAGGAGTGTTGTTACTACCAGACAAGCAACAGGCACTGTACCTGCTTTGACCGGTTCTGTTCTTCCAGATATCATACTGCTGAGCAATGG tGCCAGCACCAAAACCATGAGCGAGGGTCAGAGTGCAGAATTTGAGATAGAGTATCAGGTGTACGGCAGTGAAGAACAAGAGAGTGAAATGAATG GGTCAGAGGCAACAGAGCTTGCTGGTGTGCAG GTGAAATTTGAGCCTGATGACCCGGAGTTTGAAAGTACGGTGGGGGGTAGCAGCGTGTCTGCAGGACTGCTGCGCTCCTTCCCTCCGCCTGGGATGGCATCGTCACAAAGTGCTGCCCAGTGGTCCGGCAATTCTTCAAAAGTGAGGACCCAGCTGCGGAAGATCATAGAAAACAAATCTGTGGACTCCAGCACAGCAGCCCAGAATGTTAACAGTGTCATCGAGGATCTGCTGAAGAAGAACGAATACCTGCTCTCAAAGAATGACGCCCTAGGGATGAAGCCCAACTCCAGGCGTGGTCGTGTCCCAGGTGAGGTGGGACGCAGCAGGGAAGTGGTGTTCCCCACTGCTGGGCAGTCGACAACGTTTTCAACGGGACCTGCAAGCCAGGGGCGTGTATATCAATCGGGTACTCGCCGCAGTCCTCACAGGGAAGCAGCAATAACTATGGGCCAGCTGTTGCGCCCCAAGAGCCCAACACGACGATGCAGCATTCCAGAAAAGGACAAATCTCACTTTACCTTGGCTTTGATGGAATCCAAGGTTGGTGAAGAGGAGGGGGAAAAGATTTTCCGCGTGCAGGAACATGAAATGGTGTGTGCGGTTTCATCCCAAACCAAGTTCCTAAACAAAGACGGCGTCTTGGTTTCTTCAACGGATATCAACTTCTACTGGTGCAACTTCTGTCCTTATTCCACTACTCACAAGAGCCAGCTTGTGCAGCATGTCATGGATCACAGGTTTCATTGCAAGCATTGCCGATACCAGTCCTTCTCCAGAGCGGATGTCATTCATCATTCAGTGCATAACCATCCAGGTTTTGGCGAGACAGCGTCAGTAACCCAATACTGCACCTTACTGTCGGACTATTTGCGCGTCCAGAACCCAAAAGAGAACAACCTTGATCATCAGCGCAAAAGACGAGGCCCACCCGAAGATGAGAATGGCGAACAACCAGCCAGCAAAGTGAGCAGGAATAATCAAACCAAAAGTAAGCAGAAGGTGCAGAAGGCTTTTGCTGCTAATTATGAATTTTATGATGTGAACATCGAGAACCTAGAGGAGACGCAGGAGGAGGATGGTGCAGGGACGGCATCACAGGAAGCAGGGAGTAAGAGCAGCAGTGCTTCTTCTTCAGTCACGGCGGTGACCTCAGAgtctgatcaacaatcaaaccTGAATCAACAGCAAGGCACCATCATCTCCAGCCTGATGAGTCAGCCTGCTCACTCCCACTCCTCGTCTCCAGTGCCAGAGATGGGTCACCCTGTCATCACACAGGTTTTCTCAGCATCAACGATTCCTCCATCTTTGGTTCCGGAGACGCCCACACAAAGTCCTTCTCAGCGCGGTGCAGCAGCTTCCAGTCGTAGTACCTCGCGTCCCTCACCTTCTCCCAGCCCCACTCCTCCTATGATGAGTGCAAACAGCTTAGGGGCCGGAGCCATGCAGCAGATGCGCACAAATCTGTACTGGAGCTGTGGCTACTGTACCTTCACCAGCAAGTCTCAGAGCGGCATCAAGGACCACTCCATGCGACAGCACAGCGGGAAACCACACAGGTATGTGGCTCTCATCAAGCCAGAGGAGGGGCCTGCAACAGGCAAGTCCGGTAGTGGGGATGATTCCAACTCCAGCATGGACCAGAATGTGGAGATTGACGTCGCTGAGGAAAACCAGGTGCAAGATGGGCAAGATGCTGCTCAGTCTGAAGATTCTTTTGCTGACCATTCCCAGTCTGAGGAGCCGCCTGTCCTTGTGAAACAGGAGCCGGTTGATCAAGAAGAATCAATTGTTCCCATCAAGGTGCGTTTCCCAACCCCGCGCATCCAGTCCAAAGACTCTACTTCTCTCAAGTGCTACCACTGCAGCTACAACTCCCGCATCCTGGGCCCCCTGCGTAACCACATCCTGAACCGGCACAAGGGGAAATGTCTGATTGGGCTGGGAGGGATGAACAGCAGGGTGTTCATGTGCACGCGTTCAGACTGCACCTTCAGGTCGTCGTCAGGTCAGACTTTCCTCAACCATTCCCATCAGTGCACGCCCTGGCTGCAGCCTGATGCCACAGAAGCCCCTAAAGAGCCCCACCTACTTGACTGTCTAAAGGCTACCACTAGCATTGCTGAAGAAAGTCAGTCCCTGTCGCCACCACCTGCTGCCTCCATTCCCACCACTTCTGCctctactgctgctgctgcgtcATCGAAGGTAAGCAATGATGAGTATGACAAGTTTTCCTGTATCTATTGCAAGAACGAGTTTACCTCAGATAAAGAACAAACTAAGCAACATGTGTTGACATGCCATGAGTCCCAGTGCCCTATTATGAGAGATGTACAAGCTCACAGCAAGAGGAAGAGGTCTTCTGTTTTCTTCTGTAGGTGGTGCCAGTTTGAGGGAGAGCACAAAGCAGAGtttgatcttcacctgcagctgTGCCAGGGGGCAGAGGACACCAGCAGGACTACAATTGACAAGGAATGCGAGAGCCCTGATGACAAAGTTGACGATCCTGCTGCTGGTGACTGTGAACAGACAGGTGAGGACAATGATATCTCCATCAGTGTTGTGACAGATAATGAAGACATTGACACTTTGGAACCACCTGATATAATCCACAACGACCAAGACCATTTTGACAGTTTGCATGCCACAACCTCACCTTTGAACATCAATACTGCTGAACCTGCCCCATGTGTGAATGATGAAGTAGTGTCACTGCCAGGCATTGAACTTGAAGCCATTCCCCATTGCTGTgttgttgacagtgatgaaatgCCTGAGTTAGAAGCCACTAACCCTGTTGATATCAGTTCTCCTGCCACACCCCTAACACGCCCACCTCCTCAGCTAGATCGGCTGAAAGAAATTCTAGACAGAGGGATAGAATACAGAAAGCTCAAGCATGGAATACCTCCAAAGGCAACAACTAAGACAGCCATTAGACATGAAGCTACTTTtctcaaacaaaacacaagtcAGAGTCTGAAAGTGAAAGTGAACAATGTTTtccacaagaaaacaaacaagccTTCTTTTGGAAACGTCAAAGGCAAAACGGATAACAAAACTGTGACTGATGTGCAGTGTTACTCATGTACCTTCCAGTCAGATTCTCTTATCAAGCTCAAAGGTCACATGAAAACAATCCACAATCAGCAGGTTGCCTTCAGCTTTAGGAGTATGTACCATCGTGATCTGCATTTGAAGTGTAAGTTTTATGCCTGCCCCTCCCTGGAGTGCACAGTCTACAGATATAGTGAAGCAGATGTTGTTCGTCACTACAAGCAGCATCATAGCTCTCAACCACACCCCTATTTAAGATCGTCTTACTCACCAGCACCTCTCAAATTCCATCGCAGGGTACACAAACCATCTGAGTCCAAGAAGTCTCTTGAGGAGTCAAAACATCTTAAAGTGACAGTGACAATCAAAGAGGACAAACCTTTCCTGTGTTTGTATTGTGATAAGCACTGTTATGCCGACACTGTCAGAGAAATGAAAGCTCACCATCTCAAGAAACACCCAGGGCAGGCAGTCATCTTCCGTGATACTGAGGCTTACAAGTTACGAAAGGCATCACGGTTACATGTGTGTGAGCACGCAGGATGTGAATTCAGCGTGTACACAAGCAAAGAACTCAGTGACCATGTAGCATCAAAACATTCCAGCCATCCGGCAAAACCCGCTGCAGCTGACCAGTCTTTCCAGTGCACATCTTGTGGCTGGATCGCCACCGAATATGCCTTTGTCTATCAACATGTGACTGCTGTGCATGCCAGCGAGGGAGGTGCCACTGTAGTGACTTTAGGACATGGTGCTGACCAGCGCACGTTAGAAGAAACTTACATTAGTATCTGA